One window of the Microcoleus sp. AS-A8 genome contains the following:
- a CDS encoding response regulator: MKKILVIEDEVFIRENLIELLEIEGFDALGAENGFAGVRLAKEYQPDLILCDVMMPELDGYGVLNALREDTGTATIPFLFLTASADRSNLQKIREMGMNDYILKPFNVDIFLTAISNRLEP; encoded by the coding sequence ATGAAAAAGATTCTGGTGATTGAGGACGAAGTTTTTATTCGCGAAAATCTGATCGAACTCCTGGAAATTGAAGGATTCGATGCTTTAGGAGCTGAAAATGGTTTCGCGGGTGTGCGGCTAGCGAAAGAATATCAACCCGATTTGATTTTATGCGATGTCATGATGCCAGAACTTGATGGTTATGGTGTCTTAAATGCACTGCGCGAAGATACTGGCACTGCCACGATTCCCTTCCTATTCCTCACGGCTAGTGCGGATCGCAGCAATCTCCAGAAAATTAGAGAGATGGGAATGAATGATTATATTCTCAAACCGTTTAATGTGGATATATTTTTAACGGCAATCTCTAATCGCCTAGAACCCTAA
- a CDS encoding ABC transporter permease produces the protein MKRYLRVLNLFWSTAIAAELEYRLNFLIATTSSLGNLIGSLFGLFLFYRTGYTFEGWSWEQALIILGVFTLLQGCSATFLVPNLNRIVEQVQQGTLDFVLLKPISSQFWLSTRTISPWGMPDLIFAGVLIAYAGGRLGLATENYLFSVIPLICGIISLYSLWFMLGATSIWFVKIYNVTEVLRGLLEAGRYPMVAYPATYRFFFTFVVPVAFLTTVPAEVMLGRSQVSWVVGAAALALGLLLASRIFWRFALRFYTSASS, from the coding sequence ATGAAACGATACTTACGGGTATTAAATCTGTTCTGGAGTACTGCGATCGCGGCTGAACTTGAATATCGCCTAAACTTTCTGATTGCCACAACAAGCAGCTTAGGCAACCTGATCGGCAGCTTATTCGGACTCTTTCTATTTTACCGTACAGGTTATACCTTTGAAGGCTGGAGCTGGGAGCAAGCTCTCATCATCCTGGGCGTCTTTACCTTACTTCAGGGCTGTTCAGCTACCTTTCTCGTCCCCAACCTCAACCGCATTGTCGAGCAAGTCCAACAGGGAACACTGGATTTTGTCTTGCTTAAACCCATCAGCAGTCAGTTTTGGCTGTCTACCCGCACGATTTCCCCCTGGGGAATGCCGGATTTAATCTTCGCCGGCGTGCTGATTGCCTATGCTGGCGGACGCCTGGGTTTAGCGACCGAGAATTACCTGTTCAGTGTGATTCCCCTGATTTGTGGCATCATCAGCCTTTATAGCCTATGGTTTATGTTAGGAGCAACTAGTATTTGGTTTGTCAAAATTTATAACGTCACAGAAGTACTGCGAGGTTTGCTGGAAGCCGGTCGTTACCCCATGGTTGCCTATCCGGCTACGTATCGATTCTTCTTTACGTTTGTGGTTCCCGTCGCCTTCCTGACGACGGTACCCGCCGAAGTCATGCTGGGTCGAAGTCAGGTAAGTTGGGTTGTGGGTGCTGCGGCTTTGGCACTGGGGTTACTTTTGGCTTCTCGTATCTTTTGGCGCTTTGCCCTGCGTTTTTATACGAGTGCTTCTAGCTAA
- a CDS encoding NAD-dependent epimerase/dehydratase family protein yields MSVAIITGSAGLIGSEATTFFAEQGLDVVGIDNDMRRVFFGEDASTTWNRQRLEKTLGTQYTHLEADIRDHETITQIFRKYAPNIVLIIHTAAQPSHDWAARDPMMDFSVNANGTLNLLEATRQYCPEAPFIFTSTNKVYGDTPNRLPLVELETRWEIDPNHTYTSGIQEDMSLDQTLHSLFGASKVAADVLVQEYGRYFGLRTACFRGGCLTGPNHSGTQLHGFLAYLMKCAVIGTPYTVYGYRGKQVRDNIHSADLIQAFYEFFKAPRVAEVYNTGGGRYSNCSMLEAIEICQRIVAREMKWTYSEQNRIGDHIWWISNNQKFSQHYPNWKLKYNVPQILQEIYECNYERWTKGAL; encoded by the coding sequence GTGAGTGTCGCTATCATTACTGGCTCAGCCGGGTTAATTGGCTCTGAAGCTACAACGTTTTTTGCCGAGCAAGGTTTGGACGTGGTAGGAATTGACAATGATATGCGTCGCGTATTTTTTGGCGAGGACGCCTCTACAACTTGGAATCGACAACGCCTGGAAAAAACTCTGGGAACACAATATACTCACCTAGAGGCCGATATTCGAGACCACGAAACCATTACCCAAATTTTTAGGAAATATGCTCCTAATATCGTCCTGATTATTCATACTGCCGCTCAACCTTCTCACGATTGGGCTGCACGCGACCCGATGATGGATTTTTCGGTGAATGCGAATGGGACTCTCAATCTGTTAGAGGCAACTCGTCAATACTGTCCAGAGGCTCCTTTTATATTCACTTCAACCAATAAAGTATACGGGGATACACCGAATCGCTTGCCTCTTGTTGAACTCGAAACTCGTTGGGAAATTGACCCCAATCATACGTACACATCGGGGATACAAGAGGATATGTCGCTGGATCAAACTCTCCATAGTTTATTTGGTGCCTCTAAAGTTGCAGCAGATGTTTTGGTTCAAGAATATGGGCGCTATTTTGGGCTGCGTACTGCCTGCTTTCGAGGTGGATGTCTCACTGGACCCAATCATTCCGGGACTCAATTACACGGCTTTTTGGCTTATTTGATGAAATGTGCGGTGATCGGCACGCCTTATACGGTTTATGGTTATAGAGGGAAACAAGTCCGCGATAATATTCATAGCGCTGACCTCATTCAAGCCTTCTATGAATTTTTTAAAGCACCTCGAGTAGCAGAGGTGTATAACACTGGTGGTGGTCGCTACAGCAACTGCTCCATGTTAGAAGCGATTGAAATCTGTCAAAGGATAGTCGCACGGGAAATGAAGTGGACTTACTCTGAACAAAATCGCATTGGCGATCATATCTGGTGGATTAGCAATAATCAAAAATTTTCTCAACATTATCCAAACTGGAAATTAAAGTACAATGTCCCGCAGATCTTGCAGGAAATCTACGAATGTAACTACGAGCGATGGACGAAAGGGGCACTATGA
- a CDS encoding WecB/TagA/CpsF family glycosyltransferase produces the protein MMTDAGNPNILVNEQESTQLDAKTIAELDEGKRNVLGVRVDAVNYEAAVHKIIAAARQGKKLSVSALAVHGVMTGVLDETHRYRLNRLDLVCPDGQPVRWAVNLLYKLKLPDRVCGPVLMLKICERAAQEGLPIYLYGSRPEILEALSKNLCDRFPKLIIAGSQPSRFRQVSIQEKQQIVEQIRQSGAAMVFAGLGCPRQEVWVYEYSQDLAMPVMAVGAAFDFHAGRISQAPVFMQRWGLEWFYRLMQEPTRLWRRYVFLNPLYISLFILQFFKVVYFNPANAKPPREDMRYG, from the coding sequence ATGATGACCGATGCAGGTAATCCGAATATTCTGGTCAATGAACAAGAATCTACCCAGTTAGACGCAAAAACAATTGCAGAGCTTGATGAAGGCAAACGCAATGTTTTAGGCGTTCGAGTAGATGCGGTAAATTACGAGGCTGCCGTCCATAAAATCATTGCCGCAGCCCGTCAGGGAAAAAAGCTATCGGTTTCAGCCCTAGCGGTTCATGGCGTGATGACGGGAGTTCTTGATGAAACCCATCGTTATCGTCTCAATCGTTTAGATCTCGTCTGTCCGGATGGGCAACCCGTGCGTTGGGCGGTCAATTTGTTATATAAACTGAAACTTCCCGATCGCGTTTGTGGCCCTGTCTTGATGCTAAAAATTTGTGAACGTGCCGCTCAAGAAGGATTGCCGATTTACCTGTATGGCAGTCGTCCGGAAATCCTCGAAGCTCTGAGCAAGAATCTTTGCGATCGCTTCCCCAAATTAATCATTGCCGGTTCTCAGCCCTCTCGCTTCCGCCAAGTCTCGATCCAAGAAAAACAGCAAATCGTGGAACAGATTCGTCAAAGTGGTGCTGCGATGGTGTTTGCGGGTTTGGGGTGCCCCAGGCAAGAAGTATGGGTGTACGAATATAGCCAGGATTTAGCCATGCCCGTGATGGCGGTAGGTGCTGCTTTTGATTTCCACGCGGGTCGAATATCACAAGCACCAGTCTTTATGCAGCGCTGGGGCTTGGAATGGTTTTATCGGCTGATGCAAGAACCGACTCGTTTGTGGCGGCGCTATGTTTTCTTAAATCCTCTCTATATCTCGCTATTTATTTTGCAGTTCTTTAAAGTCGTCTATTTCAATCCGGCCAACGCCAAGCCTCCCAGAGAAGACATGCGATATGGATAG
- a CDS encoding glycosyltransferase family 4 protein: MDDIKDIRIAWLVPSVELGAYWQPVLREFTKVFKNTIFYTGLVWPGFAPEVPGANVIKIVGEMKSLEMTQTKGYSRRLMILSPGIIGHLIQFKPQVILAQAYSLWTLLALLLKPWGKWRFIIIYDGSSPNSDFRDSSLRSLFRRVMSRYADAFVANSYGAKDYLIEGVGAKPEIVFTKTYLVPDATTLQQSFENAERVDETLKHPIFLYVGRITPRKGIKSLLEACSILRSQGYLDYSLLIVGTGEQREELEIFIKNQHLEDQVRWVGWVEYGRLGKYFQQADVFVFPTLEDIWGMVALEAMVFGKPVLCSKWAGAAEMVSEGKNGYIFDPFAPEELAIAMRRFLEHPELIESMSQQSQKLISAKNPSSAAQSFVEIISLVLEKES, translated from the coding sequence ATGGACGACATTAAAGATATCCGTATTGCTTGGTTAGTACCTTCGGTAGAACTGGGAGCTTACTGGCAACCTGTATTGAGAGAATTCACAAAGGTATTTAAAAATACAATTTTTTACACCGGTTTGGTTTGGCCCGGATTCGCTCCTGAAGTTCCCGGCGCAAATGTAATCAAAATTGTTGGGGAGATGAAATCTCTAGAGATGACTCAGACGAAAGGTTACAGCCGTCGTCTGATGATACTCTCTCCCGGTATCATCGGTCACTTAATACAATTTAAGCCACAAGTTATCTTGGCTCAAGCTTATTCGTTGTGGACTCTGTTAGCGCTGCTTTTAAAACCTTGGGGAAAGTGGCGATTTATCATTATTTATGATGGCAGCTCTCCCAACTCAGATTTTCGAGATTCATCCCTGCGTTCGCTGTTTCGACGAGTGATGTCTCGCTATGCGGATGCCTTTGTGGCTAATAGTTACGGAGCTAAAGATTATCTGATTGAGGGGGTGGGGGCAAAGCCCGAAATTGTGTTTACCAAAACGTATTTAGTGCCGGATGCAACCACTTTACAGCAAAGTTTTGAGAACGCTGAACGCGTGGATGAAACGCTCAAGCATCCAATTTTTCTGTATGTGGGACGTATTACACCCAGAAAAGGGATTAAGTCCCTTTTAGAAGCCTGCTCTATCCTACGCTCTCAGGGATATCTAGATTATTCGCTGCTCATTGTTGGCACAGGTGAGCAACGAGAGGAACTAGAAATCTTTATTAAAAATCAACATTTAGAAGATCAGGTCAGGTGGGTCGGCTGGGTAGAATATGGGCGTCTAGGTAAATACTTCCAACAGGCAGATGTTTTTGTATTTCCTACCCTAGAAGATATATGGGGAATGGTGGCGCTTGAAGCGATGGTTTTTGGTAAACCTGTTTTATGTTCTAAATGGGCAGGAGCCGCAGAAATGGTGAGTGAGGGCAAGAATGGTTATATTTTTGACCCGTTTGCACCTGAGGAATTAGCGATCGCCATGCGCCGTTTTCTAGAACATCCAGAACTAATTGAGTCAATGAGCCAGCAATCTCAGAAACTCATTAGTGCGAAAAATCCATCTTCAGCCGCCCAATCTTTTGTGGAGATTATTTCTTTAGTTTTGGAGAAAGAGTCATAA
- a CDS encoding DUF1517 domain-containing protein, with translation MNSWRDRLNKLGGRTRYMVCRVFIHLAGEEVAPLLGVLNRSAREAVDADGDLDVLGQGLVELCQSLLQYDVYWQSAANEGDVFWSEGEAGDYINELFTDSAERYLSEPDYHQPLGPNDQLSLPVTRNLVVMIAVACTGEVPELETNLASMETLKAGLKALINLHYQERLEAIQVHFSPAQFGDELTNDQLIVNFPELIPL, from the coding sequence ATGAATTCTTGGCGCGATCGCCTCAATAAACTTGGTGGTCGAACTCGATATATGGTATGTCGTGTATTTATCCATTTAGCGGGTGAAGAAGTGGCACCGCTATTGGGAGTTCTCAACCGCAGTGCACGGGAAGCTGTTGACGCAGATGGAGACCTTGACGTTTTAGGACAAGGATTAGTAGAACTTTGCCAGAGCTTATTACAATACGACGTCTATTGGCAATCAGCGGCGAATGAAGGCGATGTGTTCTGGAGTGAGGGTGAAGCCGGAGACTATATCAATGAGTTATTTACAGACTCAGCCGAGCGGTACCTGAGTGAACCTGACTACCATCAACCCCTTGGGCCGAATGACCAACTATCCTTGCCGGTTACGCGTAACTTGGTGGTGATGATTGCCGTTGCCTGTACCGGAGAAGTCCCGGAACTGGAAACCAATTTAGCCAGTATGGAAACGCTCAAAGCAGGTCTGAAAGCCTTGATTAATCTCCACTATCAGGAAAGACTCGAAGCGATTCAGGTTCATTTTTCCCCAGCCCAGTTTGGAGATGAACTGACGAATGATCAACTCATCGTCAATTTTCCTGAACTGATTCCCTTGTAA
- a CDS encoding secondary thiamine-phosphate synthase enzyme YjbQ, with protein sequence MRQYQQFLRIQTTGKSFSPITSKVQSLVAESGIDTGLCTIFLRHTSASLVIQENADPDVLKDLSNFFAKLVPEDGKSYIHDAEGPDDMPAHIRTALTKTSEQIPIARGRLVLGTWQGIYLWEHRQQNHHREVVVHITGS encoded by the coding sequence ATGAGGCAATACCAACAATTTCTAAGAATTCAAACCACCGGTAAATCGTTCTCCCCAATTACCTCGAAAGTGCAATCCCTTGTTGCCGAGTCAGGTATCGACACTGGACTGTGTACAATTTTCTTACGCCATACTTCTGCCAGCCTGGTGATTCAAGAAAATGCAGACCCCGATGTTCTTAAAGATTTATCAAATTTTTTTGCCAAATTAGTGCCAGAGGATGGTAAAAGCTATATCCATGATGCCGAAGGGCCTGATGATATGCCGGCTCACATCCGCACAGCTCTCACCAAGACATCCGAACAAATTCCCATTGCTCGTGGCAGATTGGTCTTAGGAACCTGGCAGGGAATTTATCTTTGGGAACATCGGCAACAAAACCATCACCGTGAAGTGGTAGTTCACATCACAGGCAGCTAA
- a CDS encoding glycosyl transferase: MSRPVLYIAITNHGFGHAVRASCVAEAIQQLCPEILLVLVTTAPRWLLETYIPGDFIQRPRALDVGVIQSDSLNMDQDATLEKLRQIRKSAGSIVAGEVNFIRTNRVGLILADIPPLAASIAKAAGIPCWMLSNFGWDFIYRAWGGEFVEMADWIGECYGMCDRLFRLPFHEPMNAFGNITDVGLTGGTPRYTVDELRNKFNLTLPSEKTILLTFGGLNLQEIPYQTLTQFPDWQFITFDQQAPDLPNLLKVSGKDYRPVEFMPLCGRVVSKPGYSTFAEAVRIGIPIASLMREGFAEAPLLLEGIKNYAYHQVITPEDFFQGKWDFLSDSPQPPRQSQQVAKNGTEAIAQSVIHYYQTHGYISLQ; encoded by the coding sequence ATGTCTCGCCCTGTTCTTTACATTGCCATCACCAACCACGGCTTTGGTCATGCTGTACGTGCCTCCTGCGTAGCGGAGGCAATTCAACAACTGTGTCCAGAAATCTTACTGGTTCTCGTCACAACCGCACCGCGTTGGTTGTTAGAAACTTATATTCCAGGTGATTTTATCCAGCGTCCACGGGCTTTGGATGTGGGTGTGATTCAGTCGGATAGCTTAAATATGGATCAAGACGCCACCTTGGAAAAATTACGCCAGATTCGCAAGTCGGCAGGTTCCATTGTTGCAGGTGAGGTGAATTTTATCCGCACCAACCGGGTAGGGCTGATTTTAGCGGATATCCCCCCCTTGGCGGCGAGTATTGCCAAAGCGGCGGGGATTCCCTGTTGGATGCTGAGTAATTTTGGTTGGGACTTTATCTACCGCGCTTGGGGAGGAGAATTTGTGGAGATGGCGGATTGGATTGGGGAGTGTTATGGAATGTGCGATCGCTTATTTCGCCTGCCCTTCCATGAACCTATGAATGCCTTTGGCAACATCACTGATGTAGGGTTAACCGGTGGAACGCCACGCTACACGGTAGACGAGTTACGAAACAAATTTAACCTGACGCTGCCATCAGAAAAAACAATTTTACTCACTTTTGGTGGACTCAATCTCCAGGAAATTCCTTACCAGACTCTAACTCAGTTTCCGGACTGGCAATTCATTACCTTCGATCAGCAAGCCCCTGACTTACCTAATTTATTAAAGGTTTCCGGAAAAGACTATCGCCCGGTTGAATTTATGCCCTTGTGTGGGCGAGTCGTTTCTAAACCGGGGTATAGTACCTTTGCCGAAGCTGTACGCATCGGAATACCGATCGCGTCTCTCATGCGCGAGGGCTTTGCAGAAGCTCCCTTGCTGCTGGAAGGTATCAAAAATTATGCTTATCATCAAGTAATAACACCCGAAGACTTTTTCCAGGGCAAATGGGACTTTTTATCCGATTCGCCCCAGCCACCGAGGCAATCTCAACAGGTGGCGAAAAATGGAACAGAAGCGATCGCCCAATCCGTCATCCATTATTACCAGACTCACGGATACATCTCCCTGCAATGA
- a CDS encoding aldo/keto reductase, which yields METKQLGNTGVNISAIGLGGMPLSLSSRPPEAQGIEVIHRALDLGVTLIDTADSYCQDESDKHHNERLIHKALQSYGGDSSQVIVATKGGLMRPNGSWTRNGNPSHLRETIRISFEALGGSKPIDVWQYHAPDPDYTIEEALQPAKEAVEGGMIRFVGVSNFSVEQIQRARDVVDVVSVQNQYNPWHRQPETDGVLEYCEAEGLTFFPWSPLGGSRRVSSLQGISAIAQLAQEKRVSVYQIVIAWLRAKSSCIVPIPGASKISSIDDSVAAVEVKLSQSEVTRIDAGV from the coding sequence ATGGAAACAAAACAACTTGGTAATACGGGTGTAAACATCAGCGCCATTGGCCTAGGTGGTATGCCCCTATCCTTGAGTAGTAGACCTCCGGAAGCACAAGGGATTGAGGTGATTCATCGGGCACTCGATTTAGGCGTCACACTGATCGATACGGCTGACTCTTATTGTCAAGATGAGTCCGACAAGCACCACAATGAGCGACTGATCCACAAAGCCCTGCAAAGTTATGGGGGTGATAGCAGTCAAGTGATAGTGGCAACCAAAGGGGGCTTAATGCGACCCAATGGCAGTTGGACACGCAACGGCAACCCTTCTCACCTGCGGGAAACTATCCGGATTAGCTTTGAAGCACTAGGTGGGTCAAAACCCATTGATGTTTGGCAATATCACGCCCCTGACCCAGACTACACGATTGAGGAAGCTCTCCAACCAGCGAAGGAAGCTGTAGAGGGCGGTATGATTCGATTCGTGGGTGTTTCTAATTTCTCGGTTGAGCAAATCCAACGGGCGCGTGACGTGGTGGATGTGGTTTCTGTGCAGAATCAATACAACCCCTGGCATCGACAGCCAGAAACCGATGGCGTTCTGGAATATTGCGAAGCGGAAGGGTTGACATTTTTCCCGTGGAGTCCATTGGGGGGTAGCCGTCGGGTGAGTAGTTTGCAAGGAATTTCTGCGATCGCTCAATTAGCCCAGGAAAAACGAGTCTCTGTTTATCAGATTGTCATAGCGTGGCTGCGTGCGAAGTCATCCTGCATTGTACCCATCCCAGGAGCCAGTAAGATATCGAGTATCGATGACTCGGTTGCTGCTGTTGAGGTTAAGTTATCTCAATCAGAAGTCACACGCATCGACGCAGGAGTCTGA